A genomic segment from Sparus aurata chromosome 20, fSpaAur1.1, whole genome shotgun sequence encodes:
- the LOC115570881 gene encoding uncharacterized protein LOC115570881 isoform X1, with the protein MRVMDEGSDCSSPGSFPRITGTVALGKQQVVALKKRPEPAAGAPAELEAAGQSPAAGVDTAAPDVEPPDGEGATAPPGVEVPEPGATRSPAAVCRELAAAPPGTERRTGLSARASKRLERLRRGGEAVASWTLFLSRITTSDQDDWRLGVEEVTGRGQVEVSHGAVSWRAALSWIMCMDCSWAMSRQEVSRACLFCSSCESRRMSSLSHWWAWSRRILPKHLQLIILQSTCLHILRTTFQTPPDC; encoded by the exons ATGCGGGTTATGGACGAGGGGAGTGACTGCAGCAGCCCGGGGAGTTTTCCCAGGATTACCGGGACTGTGGCTCTGGGGAAACAGCAGGTGGTGGCGTTGAAAAAACGGCCAGAGCCCGCGGCCGGAGCACCAGCGGAGCTGGAAGCCGCGGGGCAGTCCCCAGCCGCAGGAGTGGATACAGCCGCCCCAGACGTGGAGCCGCCCGACGGCGAGGGGGCGACGGCCCCGCCAGGTGTGGAGGTACCAGAGCCAGGAGCCACACGATCACCAGCGGCCGTGTGCAGAGAGCTGGCGGCGGCGCCTCCAGGCACCGAGCGAAGAACTGGGCTGTCGGCCAGGGCCTCGAAGCGGTTGGAAAGGCTCAggcgaggaggagaggcagtcGCATCCTGGACTCTCTTTCTGTCACGGATAACAACTTCAGACCAGGATGACTGGAGGCTGGGTGTTGAGGAGGTGACAGGCCGTGGGCAGGTGGAGGTATCCCATGGAGCAGTATCCTGGAGGGCCGCTTTGAGTTGGATTATGTGCATGGATTGTTCGTGGGCGATGTCCAGACAGGAGGTCAGCAGGGCCTGTTTATTCTGCAGCTCCTGCGAAAGTCGACGGATGTCTTCTTTGAG CCACTGGTGGGCGTGGTCACGGAGGATCCTGCCAAAGCATCTGCAGCTCATCATCCTGCAATCAACTTGCCTACATATACTCAGAACAACCTTCCAGACCCCGCCGGATTGTTGA
- the LOC115570881 gene encoding uncharacterized protein LOC115570881 isoform X2 → MRVMDEGSDCSSPGSFPRITGTVALGKQQVVALKKRPEPAAGAPAELEAAGQSPAAGVDTAAPDVEPPDGEGATAPPGVEVPEPGATRSPAAVCRELAAAPPGTERRTGLSARASKRLERLRRGGEAVASWTLFLSRITTSDQDDWRLGVEEVTGRGQVEVSHGAVSWRAALSWIMCMDCSWAMSRQEVSRACLFCSSCESRRMSSLRPPVLSLDPVCLPAQPTSSPGA, encoded by the exons ATGCGGGTTATGGACGAGGGGAGTGACTGCAGCAGCCCGGGGAGTTTTCCCAGGATTACCGGGACTGTGGCTCTGGGGAAACAGCAGGTGGTGGCGTTGAAAAAACGGCCAGAGCCCGCGGCCGGAGCACCAGCGGAGCTGGAAGCCGCGGGGCAGTCCCCAGCCGCAGGAGTGGATACAGCCGCCCCAGACGTGGAGCCGCCCGACGGCGAGGGGGCGACGGCCCCGCCAGGTGTGGAGGTACCAGAGCCAGGAGCCACACGATCACCAGCGGCCGTGTGCAGAGAGCTGGCGGCGGCGCCTCCAGGCACCGAGCGAAGAACTGGGCTGTCGGCCAGGGCCTCGAAGCGGTTGGAAAGGCTCAggcgaggaggagaggcagtcGCATCCTGGACTCTCTTTCTGTCACGGATAACAACTTCAGACCAGGATGACTGGAGGCTGGGTGTTGAGGAGGTGACAGGCCGTGGGCAGGTGGAGGTATCCCATGGAGCAGTATCCTGGAGGGCCGCTTTGAGTTGGATTATGTGCATGGATTGTTCGTGGGCGATGTCCAGACAGGAGGTCAGCAGGGCCTGTTTATTCTGCAGCTCCTGCGAAAGTCGACGGATGTCTTCTTTGAG accACCAGTCCTGAGCCTGGACCCAGTCTGCCTGCCTGCACAGCCGACCTCGAGCCCTGGAGCCTGA